Genomic window (Cellulosilyticum lentocellum DSM 5427):
CACCACGTGCTTGACCTTCAGGTTTGACAAATTCTAGACAACGTGCTGTTTGTAGAATTGTACCACCACGTTGTACAATATCAGATACACTTCTTGGTGTTAATTCTACTACATCTCCTGCTAGTAACCCATTATAGCCTTTATTAATACCCATCACCTTAATACCACGTGCACATGCTACGCGTACTACTGAACGAATGGCAGCATTCATTCCTGGTGCATCACCGCCGCTTGTTAACACGCCGATTGTGTTAATTTTTTACTCATAAAATAACCCCCTTATGGTTGTTTTAATTTTCACTTTTTCCTTGTATATAACCGGTTGATTATTACAAAGAAATAAGACTTGTTTTCAAAGCTACTAACCTTTTTTATTTTACTTAAAACATGTTTAAATAGCAATACCTTATCCTTAATTCTTAATAGTCACACGCTCTTTTCCTAATAAATTTGTTATTTTTTTTACAAACTCGTCACAAATTTGTACATTATATTTAGATGGAAAAGCTTTTTGTGCACCATCCTCGCTATTTTGAACGATAATTTTAGTTTTTCCCTTATAATTTTGGAATATGTGCAGTAATTCCTCTCTCACTTCTTTTGTTCTTTGGTCTGCATCAAGTTCTAAAAGGATGTAAGACTCCTCTTCCTTAGGCTTAGTGAGTATTTCTAAAGTAGTCATCTCTTCTGCTAATATAACCGCACTCGTTTCTTCCTTTATAGAAATACGTCCTTTTATGACAAATACACTGTCCTCTGGAAAAGTAGTAAACTGTTCGAAGGAATTAGGGAAGACTACTATTTCCATAACTCCTCTAGTATCCTCTAAAGTTAAAAAAGCCATTTTTTTATTTTGTTTTGTAAAGATTACTTTTTTCTCTATAAGAATACCACCTACTACTACACGTTTACCATCATAAATTTGTTCTTCTTCTGTTTCTTCTTCCTCACTTGGGGGTGCTAACTGATCACTGGTTAAAGTAATATAACGTTCTAAGCTGCCTCTTACCTTATCTAAAGGATGCCCACTGAGATAGATTCCCATGACTTCCTTTTCATAATTTAATAGCTCTTTACTATCAAACTCAGGAATGTCCGGTAAATGATCCTTATCTTCTACAACTTCCTCGCTGCCCAAACCAAATAAGTCTATTTGCCCCTGAATATTGTTTTTACGATTCAAGTTAATACCATTGGCAATTTGTTTGTAAACAGCCATATATTGACTACGTCTACCGCCTAAATGATCAAAGGCACCCGCTAAGATAAGACTTTCAATACTTCGTTTATTAGTATCCTTACTTTCCATACGATTATAAAAATCTGTCAAGCTTTTGAATCGGCCGTTTCGCTGCCTCTCTTCTACAATGCGATCAATCACATTTTTGCCTACATTTTTAATAGCAGCTAGTCCATAAATAATCTTGTCACCATTGGCATCAAAATAAGCATGTCCCTCATTAATATCTGGTGATAGTACCTCAATACCCATTCGCTTACAAGTCTCCATGTAACCAGTAATCTTGGTGGTTACATCCATAACCGATGTCATAAGCGCTGCCATAAATTCAACTTTATAATAAGTTTTCAAATACGCTGTTTGATAAGCAACTACAGCATACGCCGCTGCATGTGATTTATTAAAAGCATACTTTGCAAAGTCTACCATTTCGTCAAAAATCTTATTACCAATCTCTGCTGGAATATTATTTTTGACACAACCTGGTACACTATCGCCATCACCATATAAGAAAATTTCACGTTCTTTATTCATCACATCAATTTTCTTTTTACCCATAGCACGTCTTAAAAGGTCACTTCGTCCTAGGCTATACCCCGCCAAATCACGCACGATTTGCATAACCTGTTCTTGGTACACAATACAACCATAAGTGTTTTCTAGAATAGGCTCTAAAGCGGGGTGGGTATAGGTAATACTATTAGCATCTCTCTTACCTTGTACATATTTAGGAATAAAATCCATAGGTCCTGGACGATACAGAGAAACTCCAGCAATAATATCTTCTAAACAAGTAGGTGCCAGTTCCTTCATGAAGTTCTTCATACCAGCGCTTTCTAACTGGAAAATACCTTCTGTATTTCCCGAAGCAATCAGTTCATAAACCTTTGGATCATGATCATCTATTTTTTCAATATCAATATCTATGTCGTGATTCTTTTTCACTAACTTAACAGCATTATCAATAACTGTTAAAGTACGAAGACCTAAAAAGTCCATTTTTAAAAGTCCTAATTCTTCTAGTGTCGTCATAGGATACTGAGTTGTTACAACACCTTCGCTGGCATTAAGTGGTACATACTCTACAACAGGTTTATTGGAGATAACCACTCCTGCTGCATGCATAGAAGAATGGCGCGGAAGCCCTTCTAACTTCATAGACGTATCTAATAAATACTTAATTTGCTCATTGGTATTATATAGCTCTCTTAGCTCATCATTCATATTCAAAGCTTTTTTAATGGTAATCTTAAGCTCATTAGGAATCATCTTAGCTACTTTATCCACATCTGCATAAGGCATATTAATGGCACGACCTACATCTCTAATAACAGCTCTTGCTGCCAAAGTTCCGAAGGTGACAATTTGTGCTACTCTGTCTGCTCCATACTTACGAATAACATACTCTATGACCTCTTGTCTTCTTTCATAACAGAAGTCAATATCAATATCGGGCATGCTGACACGTTCTGGATTAAGAAAACGTTCAAAAAGCAATTGATATTTAATAGGATCGATATTGGTAATCTCTAAGGTATAAGCTACAATACTACCAGCTGCTGACCCTCTTCCTGGTCCTACTGGAATATCATGATCTTTTGCGTATTTAATAAAATCTCCAACAATAAGGAAATAATCGACAAAGCCCATTTGAATAATAATGCCCAACTCATATTCTAAGCGTTCCTCAAGTTCTGGGGTAATGGTTTCATAACGTTTTTTAAGACCCTCATAACAACGTTCTCTTAAAAATGTTTCTGCCGTCTTTCCCTCTGGTACATCAAACTTTGGTAATTTCAGTTCATGGAAGGTAAAGTCCACATGACAACGCTGTGCTATCTTATTGGTATTCTCTAAAGCTTCCTCTGCATAAGGAAAAAGCATAGCCATTTCACTAGGACTTTTCAGGTAAAACTGTCCACCTTCGTAAACCATACGATCTTCATCTTCCATGGTCTTCCCTGTTTGGATACAAAGAAGCACTTCATGTGGATTAGCATCTTCATCCTTAATATAATGCACATCATTAGTAGCTACAATAGGTATTCCTGTTTCTTCAGCCAAACGAAGTGTAAGCTGATTAACTTTTTGTTGATCTTTAATCCCATGGTCTTGTATTTCTAAAAAGAAGTTACCTTTTCCCATAATCTCTTCTAAGGTAAGAGCTGCTGCTTTAGCTTCTTCATAGTTATCATTTAATAATCTTCTACTCACTGGTCCTGCAAGACAGGCCCCCAAAGCAATAAGCCCTTCATGATGCTCACGAAGAAGCTCTATATCTATACGAGGTCTTCTGTAAAAACCTTCTATAAAACCACTAGAAACCATTTTGATGAGGTTTTGATAGCCTTTATTATTCTCGGCTAGTAAAACCAAATGATAAGATCTAGCATCTACTGGCTCTTTATCAAAACGAGTACGTGCAGCTAAGTAGACTTCACATCCAATAATAGGGTTAATGTCTCTTTGTTTCGCTGCTTTGTAAAAATCTATTGCACCAAACATCACACCATGATCTGTAATAGCAACACTGTCCATTCCCAATTCTTTTACACGATCCAGTAAATCATTAATTTTAGCTGAACCATCTAATAAACTATATTCAGTATGCACATGGAGATGGGTAAAATTAGTTATCATCACCTACTTAACTCCTTTCTCTTTTCTGTCCTCATTATAACATAGATGTAAATGGCAATATAGCTCTAAAAAGCAAGAAAGAGGTAGGTTATAAAACCTACTCCGTTTTATAACCTACCCCGCTATTATATCGCTATTTAGTTTTATAAACCTAAAGATAATGAAGAATGAAAAATCAATAATGAATAATGGTTAATTAAAACATTTCCCTATTCTTGTTCTTTATTATTTAGTGCTCTTTTAGCTATAAATTCTTCACTCTTCATTATTAATTCTTCATTGGTTTTCTATAAGTAATCGATTAACACCTGCTAATTTCACACATACACAGAAGAGCTCCATAGCTTTTTGCAATTCTTCTACAGTAGGATAAGTTGGTGCAATACGAATATTTCTATCTTGTGGATCATTTTGATAAGGGAAAGTTGCACCTGCACCTGTTAATACAACACCTGCTTCTTTTGCAAGTCTAACGGTTTCTTTTGCACAGCCTGGTAAAGTATCTACTGCCACAAAATACCCCCCTTGTGGTTTAGTCCAACTTAAAAGTCCTGTACCTGCTAATTCTTTTTCTAATGTATTTAAAACAATCTCAAATTTTGGTCTTAACTCATTGCCTAACTTCTTCATATGGGTACGAATACCTTCTGCATTTTTAAAATAATTAACCGTACGAAGTTGATTAAGTTTATCATGACCAATCGTTTGAATACTCATATGTTTTTTAATTTCTGCAATATTACTTAAGCTAGATGCTATTAAAGCTACGCCTGCACCTGGAAAAGTAATTTTAGAAGTAGAGAAGAAATAATAAACGCGATTTTCATTACCTGCTGCACGAGCGGCTTCAAAAATATCTTTTAGTTTCACTTCATCATAAATATGATGAACACCGTAAGCATTATCCCAGAAGATTCTAAAATCTTTTGCAGCTGTCTTCATACTTGCTAGACGTTCTACCACTTCATCACTGTAGCAAATACCTTGTGGATTAGAGTAAAGAGGCACACACCAAATCCCTTTAATACTTGCATCTTCTTTTACAAGTGATTCTATATAATCCATATCTGGACCATCTTCATGCATAGGTACAGTGATCATTTCTATACCTAAATCTTCACAAATAGCAAAATGTCTATCATAACCTGGACTTGGGCAAAGGAATTTAACCTGATCTAGTTGACACCATGGTCGTTCTCCTTCTGTACCAAATAAAAAGAGACGTGTCATTGCATCATACATTAAGTTAAGACTTGAATTGCCCCCAATAATCATATTGGCTGGTGCAATATTAAGGAGCTCGGAAAATAATTTTTTAGCTTCACTCAAACCGTCTAATACGCCGTAGTTACGTGCATCAGTGCCATCTTCTGTTATATAAGTTTCTAATGTAGACAAAATATCATTATTAAGGTCTAATTGTGTACTAGCTGGTTTCCCTCTAGACATATCTAACTTTAATTTTTGTCCCACATAATCTGCATATTTTTTCTCAAGTAATTGCTTTTCTTCCATTAATTGTTCTACTGAACACTTTGTAAAATCTAACAACTTAATATCCCCCTTATCTCAGGCTATTGATGATGATTTATTTCTACTAATATAATACACTGTTTTGAGTTTTTTGCAAGTCAATACTTAAAATCTTGCAAACTTTTTTCTAAACTTTGTTTGTTTTATATAAATTTTCATCATCTATACAGCTTTAAGTAGACATTATCCCATTTTTCAGTTCTTATAATTCACTTACTCAATTTTCAAATGAAGGAGGTTTTGAATTTCAATTCAAAAAAATGGTATTCCTCATCTATTTATTTTTGTATTTCATTTCTTTATCCTTTTACTGCTCCTGCTACTAAGCTCTTTTGAACTTGTTCACTGAGCAACATATAAATCAAAACCGTAGGAATAGTGGCAATCACTAAGCCCGCTCCTATCTCTCCCCATTTAGTT
Coding sequences:
- a CDS encoding DNA polymerase III subunit alpha gives rise to the protein MITNFTHLHVHTEYSLLDGSAKINDLLDRVKELGMDSVAITDHGVMFGAIDFYKAAKQRDINPIIGCEVYLAARTRFDKEPVDARSYHLVLLAENNKGYQNLIKMVSSGFIEGFYRRPRIDIELLREHHEGLIALGACLAGPVSRRLLNDNYEEAKAAALTLEEIMGKGNFFLEIQDHGIKDQQKVNQLTLRLAEETGIPIVATNDVHYIKDEDANPHEVLLCIQTGKTMEDEDRMVYEGGQFYLKSPSEMAMLFPYAEEALENTNKIAQRCHVDFTFHELKLPKFDVPEGKTAETFLRERCYEGLKKRYETITPELEERLEYELGIIIQMGFVDYFLIVGDFIKYAKDHDIPVGPGRGSAAGSIVAYTLEITNIDPIKYQLLFERFLNPERVSMPDIDIDFCYERRQEVIEYVIRKYGADRVAQIVTFGTLAARAVIRDVGRAINMPYADVDKVAKMIPNELKITIKKALNMNDELRELYNTNEQIKYLLDTSMKLEGLPRHSSMHAAGVVISNKPVVEYVPLNASEGVVTTQYPMTTLEELGLLKMDFLGLRTLTVIDNAVKLVKKNHDIDIDIEKIDDHDPKVYELIASGNTEGIFQLESAGMKNFMKELAPTCLEDIIAGVSLYRPGPMDFIPKYVQGKRDANSITYTHPALEPILENTYGCIVYQEQVMQIVRDLAGYSLGRSDLLRRAMGKKKIDVMNKEREIFLYGDGDSVPGCVKNNIPAEIGNKIFDEMVDFAKYAFNKSHAAAYAVVAYQTAYLKTYYKVEFMAALMTSVMDVTTKITGYMETCKRMGIEVLSPDINEGHAYFDANGDKIIYGLAAIKNVGKNVIDRIVEERQRNGRFKSLTDFYNRMESKDTNKRSIESLILAGAFDHLGGRRSQYMAVYKQIANGINLNRKNNIQGQIDLFGLGSEEVVEDKDHLPDIPEFDSKELLNYEKEVMGIYLSGHPLDKVRGSLERYITLTSDQLAPPSEEEETEEEQIYDGKRVVVGGILIEKKVIFTKQNKKMAFLTLEDTRGVMEIVVFPNSFEQFTTFPEDSVFVIKGRISIKEETSAVILAEEMTTLEILTKPKEEESYILLELDADQRTKEVREELLHIFQNYKGKTKIIVQNSEDGAQKAFPSKYNVQICDEFVKKITNLLGKERVTIKN
- a CDS encoding aminotransferase class I/II-fold pyridoxal phosphate-dependent enzyme: MEEKQLLEKKYADYVGQKLKLDMSRGKPASTQLDLNNDILSTLETYITEDGTDARNYGVLDGLSEAKKLFSELLNIAPANMIIGGNSSLNLMYDAMTRLFLFGTEGERPWCQLDQVKFLCPSPGYDRHFAICEDLGIEMITVPMHEDGPDMDYIESLVKEDASIKGIWCVPLYSNPQGICYSDEVVERLASMKTAAKDFRIFWDNAYGVHHIYDEVKLKDIFEAARAAGNENRVYYFFSTSKITFPGAGVALIASSLSNIAEIKKHMSIQTIGHDKLNQLRTVNYFKNAEGIRTHMKKLGNELRPKFEIVLNTLEKELAGTGLLSWTKPQGGYFVAVDTLPGCAKETVRLAKEAGVVLTGAGATFPYQNDPQDRNIRIAPTYPTVEELQKAMELFCVCVKLAGVNRLLIENQ